The DNA sequence CTGCGCTCGTTCCTGTTCGATTCCCGGGGCGGGTTCAACGACGGTGTCTGGACCAATGAGGGGGACGCCTGGGTCGTGCGCAACAAGGGGACCACGCGCGACGGCACGCGCAGCTCGGGCGTCATGCTCTACAGCCGCATCGATGACAACACCTGGACGATCGAGTCGCTCGAAGACGAAGTCGACGGGCAGCCCGGTCCCGAAATTAACCTGCGCGTGACGCGTAAAAAGGCCGGCCGCTAGCGGCTGCCTTTTCAATTGCATCGGCGATTCAGAAAGGATCCACGTCGTGTCAGAAATGCGACGCACACGCTACGTTCTTGGCGGCACCGCAGGCGCGCTTGCGGTGCTGGCGTTTGGATTCTGGGCTGTCGGCTCTTCGCCGGCGCAGCAAACGAAAAAGCAGCAGCCCGGAAAGGCAGCCGCCGGATCGTCGCGCGCGACGCAAAGTGCTGCACCCGCCGCGGGCGGCGCCGCGAAAGCCGCTGCGCCGCGCGAACGCATCGATACGCTCGCCCAGCAACAGTTTTTGGCGACCGAGGAATGGAAAACGACGGCCGCGGACTTCGACGCCTGGCTGAGCTCGCAAACGTTTTACGACGACGCGCGTACGGCCGAAACGCGGGCCCGCTTCGCCGTCGGCGTCGAGCGGATGAGCGCCGAGCAGTTGCAGCGCTTCATGGTCGAGCTGCAGAAGAAACTGGAATTGCTTTACGGCCCCATCGCCCAGGATGCCGAAGCGTACCTGGCGGAAAAGGCGGCCGTGGCCTCGCCGGCCTACATGAAACGAATTCTCGACCAGATTCCGGACGTGCTGACCGCCAGCGCCGCGCAAATCGATCAGAGATTGGTTGCCTATGCGGCGAAGCGCCAGAGCCGACGAGATTCGCAGCAGCGCTTCGACGAGAATCGGCAAGTGCGCGTGGCCGCGAATCAGGCCCGGGCCCAGGAACGCCGCGACGCCCAGCAGCGCGCCGCGGAAAGGCGCGGCCGTTCGCCGGCCGTAACCAATGCGTCGACCGAGAATAACTTCACGCCCGCCCGGGATTACGCTCCGCACAATCAGCCGCAGAGCGGGTTCGGCATTCCGATGATGGGATTTGGGATGGGCGGCTTCGGCGTGATTTGGTGAGCGCCGGCTGAGCGGTCATTCGTGCGTGCCGACGATCGTTTGATCGAAGTCGATGATCGAGCCGGTCATCAAGCCCGCGCGCTCCGAGAGCACGAAGGCCGCGACCTGCGCCACTTCGTGCGGTTTCAGCAATCGGCCGAAGGGCTGCCCGGCCTCGGCTTTCGTCAGCCAATCGCTGGCGGCATTGTGAAAGTTCTTTTGAATCGCATGTTCGCCGGGCGTGTCCATCCAGCCGATGTTCAGGCCGTTGACGCGAATCCGCTCGCGCACCACCGACCGTGCCACGTTTTTCGTCAAGGTCGCCAGTGCGCCTTTTGACATCGAATAGGGGCACAAAAACGGCTGGCCGCCGTGACTCGACATGCTGAGGATATTCACGATCGACCCCTGCACCTTGCGCTCGACCATCAGCCGCAGCGATTCCTGCATCAAGAAGAACGGCGCCCGCACGTTCACGGCCATGATGCGGTCATACAACTCGGGCGAGGTATCGAGAATCGTGCCGCGATCGGTCAGAGCCGCGCTATTCACCAGATAATCGACGCGGCCGAAGTGTTCCCGCGCGGCGCCCACGACAGCCCGGCAGTCGGCAACCTGGGCCAGGTCGGCCGGGACGAACTGCGTGCGACAGCCGAGCTGGCCGAATTCGTCGGCCAGGCGCTTGCCGTTGGCGGCGTTGCGACCGCAAATCACCAGCCCGCCGATCATGCGCTCGGCGATCAAACGGCGTGCGATCGCTTCGCCCAAGCCTTGCGTGCTGCCGGTGACGATAGCGATCTTTTCCGATACGTCAGCCATGCGGTCTCACCTTCCTGCAAACGACACCATGATTGCGCCGGGACAGAGCATCCGGGTGCGGACGAGTATAGCGGCGCGCGCGCCGGTATTTCAAAGCGCGGAGAAGCACCGCTGTTTCGCACAGCACAATTTGGCGAGGAACAACCGGCCACTCAACTCTCTGTTGGATGCCGGGCGGTCCCTAAGGCAAAGGCGCATCGATGTACGGAAGCGCGATCCCGTGACTTGTGCAAGTCCTCTCCCTGGCCGTTCCTCTTGCGGCTATGGAAAGCGCGGAGGGTGACGTCGCGGCCTGAAGCAGGCCGCTCGCGCTTCTTCCGGTGCATTCGTCTCTCCGCCGCGGCGGTCTGCGCGGGAATTTCATCTTTCTCCGTCACATATCCTCGGCCCGATCCGTCTATCCTCTTGTGGGGCCACGATTCTGTGTCCCCCGGGAGGGATAAACATGAGCGCAGGCAAGGTTTTACGCACAGACATCCATTCGGCCGACGCAATCGTCGTCGGCGGTGGCCTGGCCGGATTGCTGGCCGCCGCCCGGTTAGCTCGGGCGGGACTTTCGGTCCGGGTTTTCGAACAAGCGGGCCATCTCGGCGGGCGCGCCGTCACCAATGAGTTGCATGGCGTTCGCTTCAACCTCGGGCCGCATGCGCTGTACGCCACCGGGCCTGCCCGCCGGTCGCTCGAAGAATTGCAGGTGCCCATCGCAGGGCACTTTCCCAGCCCCGGCAGGCCGCTGGTCACGCTGCGCGGAACGTCGTATCGTTTACCGGCCGGGCTGGGCTCGCTTGCCACGTCGCGCTTGTTGAGCTTCGGCGAGAAACTGCGCCTCGCGCGACTATTTGCCACGATCAAGTCGATCGACACGCGCCGCCTCGACAGCACCAGCGCGCGCGAGTGGATCGAACGTGTTGCCGGCCGCGGCAATTTGGCGCTGCTTCTGGCCGCGCTGTTCCGCGTCAGTACGTATGTCGACGACGCGGAGCACTTATCGGCCGGCATGGCGCTCGATCAATTGCGGACGGCGCTTGTGGGCAACGTGCTGTATCTCGACGGCGGTTGGCAAACGATTGTCGATGGCCTGCGCAACGTCGCGACCGGTCATGGTGCATTGATCGAAACGCAAAAGCACGTGCAGTCCGTGTCAAGCGGCGGCTCGAGCGTCACGGTCCGCCTGGCGAGCGGCGACGCATTGCACGCCCGGGGCGTGATTCTGGCCGTCGAACCGGCCGCGGCGTGCCGGCTGCTCGGCGCTTCGGTCGACCACGAGTTTGCGCAGTGGGCGAACCGGCAGGTGGCCGTTCCCGCGGCCTGCTTGGACGTGGCGCTTCGCGACTTGCCACGGCCTGGCGATCGCTTCGCGCTCGGACTCGACCAGCCCCTTTATTATTCGGTTCATTCGGCGGCTGCGCGCCTGGGGCCGGTGGGTGTCCACGTTCTGCACGTGATGAAATACGCACGTGCGGATCGCGAGGACCCCGCGGCCGGTGTCCAGGCGGAGTTGGAAGCGATGCTGGATCAATTGCAGCCCGGGTGGCGGGCGCATCTTGTCGCCCGCCGTTTCCTCCCCAGAATGACGGTGACCCACGCGCTTCCTTTGGCGGCGGCTGGCGGCGGATCCGGGCGAGCGACGGTCGACGCAGCCCGACTGCCGAACGTTTTCCTCGCCGGCGATTGGGTCGGTCCCGAGGCGATGTTGGCCGATGCGTCGGCGGCTTCGGCCGCGCTTGCCGCGCAGCGGGTTCAGTCAGTGGTGCGCGGGGCAGAAGCGCGGAACGATCAAGAGCAT is a window from the Pirellulales bacterium genome containing:
- a CDS encoding SDR family oxidoreductase, with the protein product MADVSEKIAIVTGSTQGLGEAIARRLIAERMIGGLVICGRNAANGKRLADEFGQLGCRTQFVPADLAQVADCRAVVGAAREHFGRVDYLVNSAALTDRGTILDTSPELYDRIMAVNVRAPFFLMQESLRLMVERKVQGSIVNILSMSSHGGQPFLCPYSMSKGALATLTKNVARSVVRERIRVNGLNIGWMDTPGEHAIQKNFHNAASDWLTKAEAGQPFGRLLKPHEVAQVAAFVLSERAGLMTGSIIDFDQTIVGTHE
- a CDS encoding FAD-dependent oxidoreductase, whose translation is MSAGKVLRTDIHSADAIVVGGGLAGLLAAARLARAGLSVRVFEQAGHLGGRAVTNELHGVRFNLGPHALYATGPARRSLEELQVPIAGHFPSPGRPLVTLRGTSYRLPAGLGSLATSRLLSFGEKLRLARLFATIKSIDTRRLDSTSAREWIERVAGRGNLALLLAALFRVSTYVDDAEHLSAGMALDQLRTALVGNVLYLDGGWQTIVDGLRNVATGHGALIETQKHVQSVSSGGSSVTVRLASGDALHARGVILAVEPAAACRLLGASVDHEFAQWANRQVAVPAACLDVALRDLPRPGDRFALGLDQPLYYSVHSAAARLGPVGVHVLHVMKYARADREDPAAGVQAELEAMLDQLQPGWRAHLVARRFLPRMTVTHALPLAAAGGGSGRATVDAARLPNVFLAGDWVGPEAMLADASAASAALAAQRVQSVVRGAEARNDQEHVLYARG